The following is a genomic window from Desulforhopalus sp..
TTCAGCCCGCCGCAGATCGGCGGCGAGGAGATGACGTTTTCGCCGCTGTTGCGCCTTTTGCGGGTTGTCCGCCAACTTCCGTTGGCGCAGCTGCCACAGCCCAAGGGCAAACAGGGCCAGGAGGCAGAAGAGCACTAGACCGATAAACCACACCCTGGCAAAGAGCGGCGTGATTTTTTTAGAAAAGGTGCCGGGATCGATCATGAGGGGGGCCAGACCGTCAATGCCGCGGCTGGTTGACGCCAAGGCCGGTTGGGTTTGCGGCGCTGCTGGAGTTGCAGGTGCTGCCGGGCTTGCAGAGGTTGTAGGAGCAGTGGCTGCAGGTGTTGCAGGCGGCGGAGCGGGTGCTGCGGCACTCCCCTTAACCTTGATGGGAATAGCCGTGCTGGTTTTGGTGATATAGGTCTTTTTCACCGGGTCGAAAAAGCTAAAGGAAAGAGGAGGGATTTCCTGCACCGCCGGACTCTTGGCGACGATTGCCTGGTCAAAGATCTTCACCCCGGTATAGCTGTTGCCCTGGCTGGTAAAGTTTGCCGTCGGGCTATAGGTTTTCCAGTTGGGATCCTCCGGAAAAAGGGGAGCTTCGACCCGGTCAAAGTTGCCGCTTCCTGCAATTTCCAAAGTGAGTTTAATAGGTTCTCCGATATCCACTGCCTGCTGGCTGGCGGTAACCTTCAGCGTGAAATCACCGATCGCTCCGACAAAATTCTTCGGTTGGTCGGCATCGGGCAATGGGATGACATTGAAGACGGCTTCCGGGCTCGTCACCTCAATCGGCTTACGCTGTGCCCCGCCAAGAACGCTGTCAAAGAAGGGATCATTGAAAATCGAGTCGTCAAACAGCCCGCCTCCGCCAAAAGGTGAGCTCTGCCGCCTCTTCTGAGGGATGAGCAGAGAGGCCTCCATGCTCAGGGAAAGGGGATGCTTGCCAGCTTTGATGCCGGAGAGGGTAGTGTCCCAGCTGAGAACATGGTAGGGCAAACCGTTGACCATTTCCTGGCTTTGCAGGGGTTTTTCCCGCAGTGGCGGCATGACCACCCCGTCACCGCGCAGGATCGGCAGGGAATTGATATCGACGCGATATCGCTGGCTGAAATAGGCCTTTATCTTGATCGGGACAATCTCCCCGGGATAATGGTCGGCAAGTTCCGCGATGCGGATGAAGGCCACCTCTTCCGGCGTTCGCTCCGCCGCTCCACCGGGGCCACTCTGGACGGCAGTCACCTCAAAACTGAGGGCCTTGGTGATGACGGCTTCGTTGCCAACATGCACCCTTATCGGGGGAATGGTATAGGTACCCGGCTTCTGTGCCTGAACCAGAAAGGTGTTGGTAAGAGCAGCGGACATGCTACCGTTGATGATATTGATTCGGCTTGATTGTCCGCGGTTTTGCAGGCTGACTCCGGCGATTTCCGGCAATTCGATGTTTGAGATGCGGCTGGCACCATTGACGGTAATGGTCAGCAGGGTTCCCTGGTCGACCGGAAAGGAAAGATGGCTGAGAGCGGCCTCCACGGTGACCTCCGCCCGAGCCCCGCTGCCGCACAGGACGATGAGGAGGCAAGCCAGGATGCAGAATGATTTCCAGGTGCGTTGCATTACCAGTCCTTGTCGATTTTGTCTTGAGCTTTCTTCTGCCCTGAAGGTACAAAATTCAGGTTGCCTTCTTCATTTTTCAGGGCGTTGAGCAGCCGTTCCGCTTCTTCCTTGGTCATTTTGCCGAGCTGCTGGCGCATGGTCGCCTCGGCCTTGTCCTTGTCTTCCTGGGCTGCAGCGGCCTCAGCCTGTTGTTCCTTTTGTTCCTGGGAATCGCCGCTGTCTTTTTGCCCGGCCTGTTCCTCCGCTTGTTGCTCACCCGGTTTGACCTGATCTTCACCCGCCGATTTTTCCGGCTGTTGCTCCCCGGCAGAAGCCTGGCCGCCACCCTGGTCGTTTTCCTGCCCGTCGCCCGATGTGTCGTCTTTGGTTTGTCCTTGCTGGTCGTCCAGCTTTTTCTGATCGTCCTGACCCTTTGGCTGTTGCTGTTTTTCCTGTTCTTGTTGTTTGAGTTGCTGCTCCAGTTCCTCCAGCTGTTTGGTGACGATTCCTTGGTTATATTTGGCATCGGCATCGGCCGGGTCAAGTTCCAGCGCCGAATTAAAGGAGTTCAGGGCCTGCCGCCAGTGGTTTGCGGTCGCCTTGGGGTCGGCTTGGCGCAGCTCCGCGCCTTTTTGATAGTGGCTGTTGCCCCGGTTATAATAGGCCTTTTTCTGGAGGTCGAGGCGGTCGCTTTTCAGGGCACTGGTAAAGGCGGCAATGGCCTCGTCATAGAGGTTGTTCTTGTAGGCGGCCGTACCGTAATTGTACTGCAACTGGGGATCGTCGGGTTTTTTTGCCAGTCTCTTTTGAAAGTATTCCGAGGCCTGCAGATAGTCACCGCGCATGTAGGCATCCTCACCGCTTGAAGCGTAGCCGTTGCCGGGAAAACTCGCCACCATCAGAAGAATGAGGGCCGTCACCTTACTCCGCCCTTTGAATCTGTGGATGAGTGTCTTGGCCCAGGGAAGGAGGGGCAGCGACAGGTTCACCTTCCTTTCACCGATAAGCCGCTCGATGAGGAGCAAGAGGGCGGCCATCGCCAGCGGCCATTCAAATCGCTCGATCGGCACCTTATGGCGGCGCTCGGCCATGGTATCTTTGGGGATGAGGGAGAGTTTCTTTTGATAAATCGTCTCCAGGCCTTCGCCCGCTGACCCTAAAGGGACATAAATGCCGCCGGTCTTTTCGGCGATCTGGCCGAGGCTTGCCGCGTCGAGTTTTGAGGTAACGAAATTGCCAGCGGTATCTGTGATAAAGCCCTGGCCTTTGTCGCCTTTGATAGGGATAAGCTCTCCCTGGCTGGTGCCGACGCCGACGGTGTAGATTGTCAAACCATCTTTTGCAGCCGTCTCCGCGGCCTGCAGGGCATCACCCTGCAGATTTTCACCGTCGGTGAGGATAATGAGGATTTTATGGTTTGCTGCGTTCTTGAGGGTCTGCCCGGCCCGTTCGATGACCGCGGCAATATTGGTGCCGCCAAGCGGAATGAGATCGGTATTAACGGCAGTCAGAGAATCGATGAAGGCCTCATAATCGATGGTCAGTGGACACATCAGGTAGGCGGTGCCGGCGAAAGGCATAAGGCCCACCCGGTCGCCTTCTCCTTTCCGGACGAAGTCCTGGATTGCCAGTGTCGCCCGCTGTAGACGGTTGGGTTTGATATCTTCGGCGAGCATACTTTTTGAGGTGTCGAGGGCAAACAGCAGGTCGATCCCTTTGCGTTGCACCTCAACCCAGTGGTGGCCGAACTGTGGCCTGGCCAGGGCGACAAAGCAGAACAGCACCGCCAGGACAATGAGCGATTTCTTGATCAAGCGCCTGGTCGGCGAGATATTGCCGGTGAGCCGCCCGATGAGCTGGTGGGCTACAAATTTCTCCAGGGCGGCCTGGCGCTGCCTTTCCTGGGAGCGAAAGTAAAGCACCAAACCAAAACAGACGCCAAGACCAACAAGAATCCAGAAAGGTTGCGAAAAATCCATAATATCCTCGTCGTTACGGCAATCTTTTGCGGGCCAGGAAGATTTCCATGCCGAGCAGCAGCAGGGCGGCGGCCACCAGGAAGGGCATGAGTTCCCGGTACTCCTCGAATTTTTTGATGGTCTTGGTCGTTGTTTCCATGGTGTTGATCTCGTCGTAGATCTTGGCAAGGGACGCGGTATCGGTTGCCCGGAAATAGACGGCCCCGGTCTTTTCAGCGACCTTGGTCAGGGTGTCCTCATCGATATCGACCTTGGCCCGGACCAGCCGGCGTCGGCCCATGGAATCGGTCACCGGCAGGGTCGCCTCCCCCCGTGTTCCGGCGCCGATGGTATACACCTTGATGCCCAGGGTCTCGGCGGCCTCGGCGGCAACCAGCGGCGGCACGCTTCCGGCGTTGTTGATGCCGTCGGTGAGGAGGATGAGCAGGCGCGATTTCGACTTTTGATCGCGAAGGTGGTTGATGCCGCTGCCGATCGCCGAGCCAATGGCGGTACCGTCCTCGACCATGCCAAGACTCAGTGATTCCAGCCTCTTGCGTAACCAGTCGTGATCGAGGGTCAAGGGACTGACCAGATAGGGCCGGCCGGCGAAGGCGAGCAGGCCGATGCGGTCATTGGGGCGCTGGTCGATGAACTCATCCACTACCTTTTTAACTACCGCCAAACGGTTCGCCGATTTACCGTCGAGGGTGAAATCCATGGCCTCCATGGAGCCGGAGACATCGACAGCGAGGATGATATCGATGCCGCTGGCCTTTATTTCAGCGGTAGTATTCCCTTGCTGCGGTCTGGCGAGGGCAAGAATCAGGAGGGCAAGCACGGCCAGGCGAATAAGCAGGAGGAGGGAACCTGGCCGGGCTTTTCTTGCCCCAGCCAGAGTCGCAGCAAGGGACGTTGAGGAAAACAGCAGTGCCGGGGCCGCTCCCCGCTGACCGTGCAGAACGGCCAACAGGGGCAGCAAGGCGAGTAACCACAGCAGTTGCGGATGGAGAAATCTCATTGCCGACCTCCTCCGGTCGGAAGCTCCGGGCGGGTGCTGGTGATAAAGGTCCGCACCGCCTGCTCCATCCCCTGCATATGCTGTAACTCCGGAAGAAGATGGGCAAATTTTGCCATATCCGCCTGCTCCAGACAGGCCCGTAATTCCGACCGGTATGCAAGCAGCGATGGCGGGCCACTGTCCTCCAGGCCGAGGAAAAACTCCCGCGTCGTCTGTCGGGTGGAGAAAATGGCAAAACGCGATTCGATGTAGCGGCGGAGGATTTGCGCAACCTTGTCCATATACAAAAGGCCTTGGCCGGCGCTCATCAGCTGCCCAGCCTCGGTCAGTTCGCTAAGGGCTGTATCCCACGGGGGTATGGGCGGCGGCTGTGGCTTTTTCCGCCTCTTCAGGAAAAAATAGAGCAGGCCGATGGCCAGGAGGACGAGCAGCACTAGTGCCGTTTCCACCAGATACGGAGGGTATTCGGAGGTTGGGACAGGGCCTTGAATATCGTGTAATATATCGTTTTTATTTTGTATCTGTTGGCTTTTGTTGTTTTGCAGGGTCAGGGATTCTTCGCCCTGGTCTGCGGCCAGGCCGGTGTGAGCCTTGAGAAGAACTAAGCAGGGGAGCAGGGCGATCGGCAGCCTTTTCATAACATCCTCCCCTGGCGGGCCTTAAAGAAATTGAGGAGCGGCGGCAGATATGAGGTATCGGTCAAAAGGTCGAGCAGGTCGATGCCGATTGCCCGGATGACCTTTTGCAGGTTTTTTTGCCGTTCCCGGGCCATATCGCTATAGCGGCTCCTGACCATGGCGTCCGAGGTGTTCAGCTCGACCTGTTGGCCGCTCTCGGCATCCTCCAGGGTCAGCCAGCCGACATCGGGAAGTTCGAACTCCCGGGGGTCGGAGACGATAACGCTGATCAGGTCGTGGCGGCGGTTGCTGATCTGCAGCTTCGGCCGCAGTTCCTGCAGGGCGGTATCGAAATCGCCCGGCAGGCAAAAGTCGGAGATGAGAAAGGCAACGCATTTTCTCTTGATGACCCGGTTGGTGAAATCAAGCGGTGCCGCCAGATCGGTTTTCCGGCCCTGGCCCTGGAAATAAAGGATCTCCCGGATCAGGCGAAGGATATGGCCGCGGCCTTTTTTGGGCGGGATATACAGCTCGACCACGTCGGTAAACAGTACCAGACCGACCTTGTCGTTGTTGCGTACCGCTGAAAAGGCCAGCACCGAACCCAGTTCCGCCATGAGTTCGCGCTTGGAGCTCTTGGCCGAACCGAAGTCGCCGGAGCCGCTGATATCGATCATCAGCATGATGGTCAGCTCGCGCTCCTCGGTAAATTTCTTGATATGGGGGATGCCGGTCCGGGCGGTGACGTTCCAGTCGATGCTGCGGATATCATCGCCGGGCACGTATTCGCGGACCTCGTCAAAGTTCATGCCGCGGCCCTTGAAGACCGAGTGGTAGCTGCCGGCTAGGCTGTCGTTGACCAGGCGCTTGGTGCGCACCTCGATCTGCCGGACCTTTTTCAGGATCTCTTTGGTGAGTTTGACATCCATGGTCATATCGCCGCCGCTTAAGGGACCGGTACCGTATCGAGAATCTTGCGGATGATATCCTCGCTGCTGATGCCCTCGGCCTCGGCCTCGTAACTAATGCGCAGGCGATGGCGCATGACGTCGAGGGCCGCCGCCTTCACATCGTCCGGGGTGACGTAGCCGCGCCCGGCAAGAAAGGCCAGGCAGCGCGCCACCACCTTGAGGTTGATGGTCGCCCGCGGCGAGGCGCCGGTTTCAATGTACTCCTCCAGCTCTAGCTGATAATGTTTCGGTTCGCGGGTGGCATAGACTAAAGAGACGATGTAGTCCTTGATCTTGCCGTCCATATAGATGCCGTTGACGACCTTTCGTGCCGCCAGGATGTCCTCAGGGGCGGCGACCGGGGCTACCGTAATCTCCGCGTCGGTGCGCTCGAAGTTGTCAAGGATCCGCCGTTCCTCGGCGCGGCTCGGATAGCCGACGACGACCTTGAGCATGAACCGGTCGACCTGGGCCTCCGGCAGCGGATAGGTGCCTTCCTGCTCGATGGGGTTTTGGGTGGCGAGCACCAGAAACAGCTCGGGCAGGGCAAAACTCTGGTCGCCGATGGTCACCTGCTTTTCCTGCATGGCCTCAAGGAGGGCCGACTGCACCTTGGCCGGCGCCCGGTTGATTTCATCGGCGAGGATGAGGGAGGAAAAGATCGGGCCCTTTTTCACCTCGAAACTGGTTTCCCGGGGATTGTAAATCTCCGTGCCAATGATGTCGGCGGGCAGCATGTCCGGAGTGAACTGAATGCGCCGAAAATCGGTCTGGATAGCAGCCGCCAGGGTCTTTACCGCCAAGGTCTTGGCAAGTCCCGGCAGGCCCTCCAGGAGGATATGGCCGCCGGACAGCAGACTGATCAATAGCCGCTCAATGAGATGTTCCTGGCCGATGATCACCTTCGCCAGTTCGTAGCGCAGCGGCGCGATCCATGCGGAACTGCGGCTGACTGCCTCATTGATTTTCTGAATAGAGGTATAGACATCGGCAGAGGTCGCAGAACCCTCGCCACCAGACGGGCCGGGCAGGTTGATAACGGGGGGGGATTTGTCGAACATGACTTCCTCAACATTTGGATTAGATTGATGAAAAGACCCTGCCGGGAGGAACTGCCTGGTCATTTCGACCGGACCTTGGTGAACCGGCTGCCTCTTCAGGAATTATATCTCCTTGCCAGGGCACATTAAATCGTCAACATTGCCGGAATCTTTCCTGATCATTACAAAGCTGTAATGTTTGGCAACAAAGGTACCTGCTGCCGGGAAAAAATTTGGAAAATCCGCTCATTGCCTTTTAAAAAGGCAGGAAAAGGTAATTTTTGGTATGATTCGAGCCTGTTTCGCTACCGGAGGTTCCATCTCTTTTACTCTTCTCAGGGAAGGCCGGGCAATTTCTCCCCTTCCTGAAAACACTAAAACCCTTGTCAACTATCCATGCCGCAACTGTATCTCCAGGAATACGCAAAGAATTTGGCCGGTCGCCGGGTATGCATCGCCTGCCGAGAGGGAATCCTGCGGGATCATTTCACCGAGATTGTCGACGATCTGAAGTTTCTGGTGCGCAAGAAAATCCATACCAGCCTGTTTCACAACCTGCCCAATCGCGTTGCCAACCAACGGCTTTTGAAGGAACTCGAAAAAAAACTGCCAGAATCAAATGTCGTCAGGGTCAATCCGGAGATCGATTTCTACCAGGCGGTACTCAGCCATCCCGACACCATGGCCAAATTGATCTTTCTCGAACGCCGCTACCTTATCGACAAAAAAGGCAATAAAATTAATGCTCTCACCACGACGCGGCTGCGCGAGTCCCTTGCCGACTTTGGTGATTTCATCGCCAATGTCAATTTCCGGGACACCATGAACCGGATCTGCGAGAAGATCGAGAAAGGTGTCTGTGAGCGGGTGCATATCCTGCCGGCCGGCAAGGACACCATCAAGCACGAGCTGTTTACCGTGGAAGGCACCGGGACGATGATTGCCAACAACTTTACCGAGGAATTCCGGAGGGTTCAAACCGATGAGGAGGTGGCCATCGTCTACCGCATTCTTACCAGCTATAAGCGTGCCGGTTTCCTCAAGCCGCGCAGCAAGGAGTACCTAAGCCGCAACCGCCGGCATTTTTTTGTAACCGCCATCGACGGCATCGTTGTTGGCTGTGTCGAGCAGAAGATTGTCGACAGCGAGACGGTGGAACTCGGGGCGCTGGCCATTTCCACGCGTTTTCGCAATCAGCGGGTCGGGGTCTACACGGTTACCGCCTTTCTCCACGAGATGCTTGCCGAGGGCTATAGCCGGTTCATCTCCCTGACCGGCAATCCCCGGTTGCAGGAACTCCTCCGTCAACTCGGCTTTGTCCAAGAAAGTCGCAGCGAGTACCAGCGACGGCAGAGTGAGAGTCCGGGCGTGCCGATGTTTTTCCGCGCAGCAAAAAAAGGCGAGTTGGCCCCACCGAAATTCTGATCGAGGGAGCCATTGACCTGTGTGAGGCCCGGCTGGACAGCATTAGCCCTGTCACCGGCTGGCACGGCTCATAATCGCAATATTGTCAGCTGGGTGCATCGACAATAGGATGGATCATTGTTAATGTACCCCTTTCAACAATCCACTGATTTTTCACTATCCCCTAACGGATTCATGTCATGAAGAAAAAAATATTCTTTACGGTTCTCGGACTCCTCCTCCTAGCGGGGGGGATAAGCGGTGTCAAGGCCCTGCAGATTAAGAAGATGATCGATCAGGGTAAGGCCATGACCTTTCCGCCGGAGGTGGTCACAGCGACCCAGGTGCAGAAAACTTCCTGGGAATCAACCCTCAACGCGGTGGGAAGTCTCACGGCGGTGCAGGGCGTGACAATCGCCGCGGAACTCCCCGGCAAGGTCGTCCGTATTGCCTTTGAACCGGGGACGAAGGTGCAGGCGGGCGATCTGCTGCTCAAGCAGGACACCACCACTGAAGAGGCGCAGCTGCGTTCCGCCGAGGCACAGATCGCCCTTGCCCAGAACAATTTCAACCGGATCGAACAGCTCTTCAACCGCAATGCCATTTCCCGCGCCGATTATGACAATGCCGATGCCCAACTGAAGGCCAACCGGGCCCAGGCCGACGCGATACGTACGGCCATCGCCAAAAAGAACATTCACGCGCCGTTTTCCGGACAGCTGGGGATTCGTCTCGTCAACCTCGGCGAGATTCTCAAAGAGGGGACTGCCATCGTTTCTTTGCAGACCCTCAATCCGATCTTTGCCAATTTCCAGTTGCCGCAGCATCAGCTCGGTCTGATCAAAATGGGCTATCTGGTGCGCATCACCTCG
Proteins encoded in this region:
- a CDS encoding BatD family protein, whose protein sequence is MQRTWKSFCILACLLIVLCGSGARAEVTVEAALSHLSFPVDQGTLLTITVNGASRISNIELPEIAGVSLQNRGQSSRINIINGSMSAALTNTFLVQAQKPGTYTIPPIRVHVGNEAVITKALSFEVTAVQSGPGGAAERTPEEVAFIRIAELADHYPGEIVPIKIKAYFSQRYRVDINSLPILRGDGVVMPPLREKPLQSQEMVNGLPYHVLSWDTTLSGIKAGKHPLSLSMEASLLIPQKRRQSSPFGGGGLFDDSIFNDPFFDSVLGGAQRKPIEVTSPEAVFNVIPLPDADQPKNFVGAIGDFTLKVTASQQAVDIGEPIKLTLEIAGSGNFDRVEAPLFPEDPNWKTYSPTANFTSQGNSYTGVKIFDQAIVAKSPAVQEIPPLSFSFFDPVKKTYITKTSTAIPIKVKGSAAAPAPPPATPAATAPTTSASPAAPATPAAPQTQPALASTSRGIDGLAPLMIDPGTFSKKITPLFARVWFIGLVLFCLLALFALGLWQLRQRKLADNPQKAQQRRKRHLLAADLRRAEQAFHAGQSVAFLESCRTAIQNQMGLAWNMAANAISLADLKARLEVDSPLVEIFTAADAAAYGAATLSKERMQDYLASMKKALEAMP
- a CDS encoding MoxR family ATPase; this encodes MFDKSPPVINLPGPSGGEGSATSADVYTSIQKINEAVSRSSAWIAPLRYELAKVIIGQEHLIERLLISLLSGGHILLEGLPGLAKTLAVKTLAAAIQTDFRRIQFTPDMLPADIIGTEIYNPRETSFEVKKGPIFSSLILADEINRAPAKVQSALLEAMQEKQVTIGDQSFALPELFLVLATQNPIEQEGTYPLPEAQVDRFMLKVVVGYPSRAEERRILDNFERTDAEITVAPVAAPEDILAARKVVNGIYMDGKIKDYIVSLVYATREPKHYQLELEEYIETGASPRATINLKVVARCLAFLAGRGYVTPDDVKAAALDVMRHRLRISYEAEAEGISSEDIIRKILDTVPVP
- a CDS encoding VWA domain-containing protein gives rise to the protein MDFSQPFWILVGLGVCFGLVLYFRSQERQRQAALEKFVAHQLIGRLTGNISPTRRLIKKSLIVLAVLFCFVALARPQFGHHWVEVQRKGIDLLFALDTSKSMLAEDIKPNRLQRATLAIQDFVRKGEGDRVGLMPFAGTAYLMCPLTIDYEAFIDSLTAVNTDLIPLGGTNIAAVIERAGQTLKNAANHKILIILTDGENLQGDALQAAETAAKDGLTIYTVGVGTSQGELIPIKGDKGQGFITDTAGNFVTSKLDAASLGQIAEKTGGIYVPLGSAGEGLETIYQKKLSLIPKDTMAERRHKVPIERFEWPLAMAALLLLIERLIGERKVNLSLPLLPWAKTLIHRFKGRSKVTALILLMVASFPGNGYASSGEDAYMRGDYLQASEYFQKRLAKKPDDPQLQYNYGTAAYKNNLYDEAIAAFTSALKSDRLDLQKKAYYNRGNSHYQKGAELRQADPKATANHWRQALNSFNSALELDPADADAKYNQGIVTKQLEELEQQLKQQEQEKQQQPKGQDDQKKLDDQQGQTKDDTSGDGQENDQGGGQASAGEQQPEKSAGEDQVKPGEQQAEEQAGQKDSGDSQEQKEQQAEAAAAQEDKDKAEATMRQQLGKMTKEEAERLLNALKNEEGNLNFVPSGQKKAQDKIDKDW
- a CDS encoding DUF4381 family protein, with the translated sequence MKRLPIALLPCLVLLKAHTGLAADQGEESLTLQNNKSQQIQNKNDILHDIQGPVPTSEYPPYLVETALVLLVLLAIGLLYFFLKRRKKPQPPPIPPWDTALSELTEAGQLMSAGQGLLYMDKVAQILRRYIESRFAIFSTRQTTREFFLGLEDSGPPSLLAYRSELRACLEQADMAKFAHLLPELQHMQGMEQAVRTFITSTRPELPTGGGRQ
- a CDS encoding VWA domain-containing protein, whose amino-acid sequence is MRFLHPQLLWLLALLPLLAVLHGQRGAAPALLFSSTSLAATLAGARKARPGSLLLLIRLAVLALLILALARPQQGNTTAEIKASGIDIILAVDVSGSMEAMDFTLDGKSANRLAVVKKVVDEFIDQRPNDRIGLLAFAGRPYLVSPLTLDHDWLRKRLESLSLGMVEDGTAIGSAIGSGINHLRDQKSKSRLLILLTDGINNAGSVPPLVAAEAAETLGIKVYTIGAGTRGEATLPVTDSMGRRRLVRAKVDIDEDTLTKVAEKTGAVYFRATDTASLAKIYDEINTMETTTKTIKKFEEYRELMPFLVAAALLLLGMEIFLARKRLP
- a CDS encoding GNAT family N-acetyltransferase translates to MPQLYLQEYAKNLAGRRVCIACREGILRDHFTEIVDDLKFLVRKKIHTSLFHNLPNRVANQRLLKELEKKLPESNVVRVNPEIDFYQAVLSHPDTMAKLIFLERRYLIDKKGNKINALTTTRLRESLADFGDFIANVNFRDTMNRICEKIEKGVCERVHILPAGKDTIKHELFTVEGTGTMIANNFTEEFRRVQTDEEVAIVYRILTSYKRAGFLKPRSKEYLSRNRRHFFVTAIDGIVVGCVEQKIVDSETVELGALAISTRFRNQRVGVYTVTAFLHEMLAEGYSRFISLTGNPRLQELLRQLGFVQESRSEYQRRQSESPGVPMFFRAAKKGELAPPKF
- a CDS encoding DUF58 domain-containing protein, with translation MTMDVKLTKEILKKVRQIEVRTKRLVNDSLAGSYHSVFKGRGMNFDEVREYVPGDDIRSIDWNVTARTGIPHIKKFTEERELTIMLMIDISGSGDFGSAKSSKRELMAELGSVLAFSAVRNNDKVGLVLFTDVVELYIPPKKGRGHILRLIREILYFQGQGRKTDLAAPLDFTNRVIKRKCVAFLISDFCLPGDFDTALQELRPKLQISNRRHDLISVIVSDPREFELPDVGWLTLEDAESGQQVELNTSDAMVRSRYSDMARERQKNLQKVIRAIGIDLLDLLTDTSYLPPLLNFFKARQGRML
- a CDS encoding efflux RND transporter periplasmic adaptor subunit; amino-acid sequence: MKKKIFFTVLGLLLLAGGISGVKALQIKKMIDQGKAMTFPPEVVTATQVQKTSWESTLNAVGSLTAVQGVTIAAELPGKVVRIAFEPGTKVQAGDLLLKQDTTTEEAQLRSAEAQIALAQNNFNRIEQLFNRNAISRADYDNADAQLKANRAQADAIRTAIAKKNIHAPFSGQLGIRLVNLGEILKEGTAIVSLQTLNPIFANFQLPQHQLGLIKMGYLVRITSDALPGQAIDGKISAINPQVDSATRNISIQATLANTQEHLRPGMFVDVQVVLPGQNEVTAVPATAVLYAPYSDSVFVVEDKTDEKTGQPGKAVRQQFVRLGEKRGDFISVVSGLKETETVVTTGVFKLRNGQPVVIDNKLAPEFKLAPKPADS